The Muricauda sp. SCSIO 65647 genome includes a region encoding these proteins:
- a CDS encoding glycoside hydrolase family 2 protein, with translation MEKRMLFFLALLVISTVSAQWKPAGGKIKTPWAAQVNPESPLPKYPRPIMVRTDWKSLNGLWDYAITDYGSQKPQKFDGKILVPFPVESSLSGVMKQVGSDKEVWYETRFTVSPDWRDESILLHFGAVDWKADVWLNDIKIGSHSGGYAPFSFDISPFLALENQKLTVRVWDPTSDGPQPRGKQVNDPKGIWYTPVTGIWQTVWLEPVPDTRINALKTTPDIDLKAVKVAGDLHGALYGDIIEITVFDGQTKVAHTRASASEEVEVKMKNQKLWSPESPFLYDMTVRLLRNEQVVDEVKSYFAMRKISTKKDENGIMRMQLNNEDYFQFGTLDQGWWPDGLYTAPTDEALKYDIIKTKEYGFNMIRKHVKVEPQRWYRHCDEIGMLVWQDMPNGDRSNGWQNKKMFDGNELQRTPESEKIYRTEWQEIIDFLYSYPSIVVWVPFNEAWGQFKTEEITAWTKNHDPSRLVNSASGGNHIKTGDILDLHNYPEPDLYLYDADRVTVLGEYGGIGLPLEGHLWQQGKNWGYVKFKNSKEVTDEYVKYARILKKLVNGGFSAAIYTQTTDVEGEVNGLMTYDRRVDKLHVETVRQANRGVIAVLNEK, from the coding sequence ATGGAAAAAAGAATGCTTTTTTTTCTGGCACTTTTGGTCATCTCAACGGTATCTGCACAATGGAAACCCGCTGGTGGGAAGATAAAGACCCCATGGGCCGCCCAAGTCAATCCAGAAAGTCCACTGCCCAAATATCCGAGACCAATTATGGTACGTACCGATTGGAAAAGCTTAAATGGACTCTGGGATTATGCCATTACCGATTACGGAAGCCAAAAGCCGCAAAAATTTGATGGTAAGATCTTGGTTCCTTTTCCCGTTGAATCCAGCCTTTCGGGAGTGATGAAACAAGTCGGTTCAGACAAGGAAGTTTGGTACGAAACAAGGTTTACGGTTTCTCCTGATTGGAGGGATGAATCCATTCTGTTGCATTTTGGAGCAGTTGACTGGAAAGCGGATGTGTGGCTGAACGATATTAAAATAGGTTCCCATTCGGGGGGGTATGCCCCGTTTTCTTTTGATATTTCCCCATTTCTGGCCTTAGAGAACCAGAAATTGACCGTAAGGGTCTGGGATCCCACCAGTGATGGTCCACAACCTCGGGGCAAACAGGTGAACGATCCGAAGGGTATCTGGTACACCCCCGTGACCGGCATTTGGCAGACTGTCTGGTTAGAGCCCGTTCCCGATACTCGTATAAATGCTTTAAAAACCACTCCTGATATCGATTTGAAGGCAGTAAAGGTTGCGGGTGATCTGCATGGGGCATTATATGGTGATATCATCGAAATTACGGTGTTTGATGGTCAGACCAAAGTGGCACATACAAGGGCTTCTGCCAGTGAAGAAGTAGAGGTAAAAATGAAAAATCAGAAATTATGGAGTCCTGAATCGCCCTTTCTGTATGATATGACCGTTCGATTGTTACGTAATGAACAGGTCGTGGATGAGGTAAAGAGCTATTTCGCCATGCGCAAAATTTCCACTAAGAAAGATGAAAACGGAATCATGAGAATGCAGCTGAACAATGAAGATTATTTTCAGTTCGGCACCTTGGATCAGGGCTGGTGGCCCGATGGACTTTATACCGCTCCGACAGATGAAGCATTGAAATACGATATCATCAAGACCAAAGAATACGGTTTTAATATGATTCGAAAACATGTTAAGGTCGAACCCCAGCGGTGGTATAGGCATTGTGATGAAATTGGTATGTTGGTTTGGCAAGATATGCCCAATGGTGACCGAAGCAACGGATGGCAGAACAAGAAAATGTTTGATGGCAATGAGTTGCAACGAACTCCCGAATCAGAAAAGATCTACAGAACCGAATGGCAAGAAATCATCGACTTTCTTTATTCGTACCCCAGTATAGTGGTCTGGGTACCTTTCAATGAGGCTTGGGGCCAGTTCAAGACTGAGGAAATCACCGCTTGGACCAAAAACCATGACCCCTCGCGCTTGGTCAATTCGGCCAGTGGGGGCAACCATATCAAAACAGGTGATATTTTGGATCTTCATAATTATCCTGAACCCGACCTTTATCTGTATGATGCAGATCGTGTGACGGTTTTGGGTGAGTATGGTGGTATCGGGCTGCCTTTAGAGGGTCACCTTTGGCAGCAAGGTAAAAACTGGGGCTATGTAAAGTTCAAAAACTCCAAAGAGGTGACCGATGAATACGTCAAGTACGCCCGTATTTTGAAAAAATTGGTGAACGGGGGCTTTTCGGCTGCCATCTATACACAGACAACGGACGTTGAGGGCGAGGTCAACGGACTGATGACCTACGATCGAAGGGTAGACAAGCTGCACGTCGAAACAGTACGGCAGGCCAATCGTGGGGTAATTGCGGTATTGAACGAAAAATAA
- a CDS encoding MGH1-like glycoside hydrolase domain-containing protein, with product MLYLTFWLLFSCNEQRSSVSVLQFDDYVHYFKKFNEDDDELYRQHIPNDSAIAFLKANIPLVDVPDTTIQKTYYFRWWTFRKHLKKTPNGFVITEFLPKVSWSGKYNTINCPAAYHIYEGRWLKNDVYIRDYIDYWLTEADNTRKYSFWAADAMFGFAKVHKDTVYLKKHLDHLISNYQEWERERRDAPDRLFWQNDNMDGMELSAGGRIINDGEEKFSALAARPTINSYMYGDAKAIATMASRLGRDSVANIFDEKAAQLKYLVEHRLWNDSLNFFSQLPREYTENDRPIDIRELIGYTPWYFNLPSDDPKYSLAWYKVLDTAAFYAPYGLTTVERSHPYFKISYEGHECQWNGPSWPFATTQTLKSLSNFLNNYKNNGSLAKDAYYKLLNQYAAAHVITWENGESQMWIDENLNPFTGDWISRTRLKDWGNGNWSDQKGGQERGKDYNHSGFCDLVINDLIGFKPQWDGSIALQPLVPDDWNWFCLDRIQYQGKVLTVLWDRDGSKYNMGKGYQIIYNGKTLYHGDEVAPVKIYE from the coding sequence ATGTTATATCTAACATTCTGGTTGTTATTCTCCTGCAACGAACAAAGGTCTTCCGTTTCAGTTCTGCAATTCGATGACTATGTTCATTATTTCAAAAAATTCAATGAAGATGACGATGAACTCTATCGGCAACACATACCGAATGATTCGGCCATAGCTTTTCTGAAAGCCAACATTCCGTTGGTCGATGTTCCAGATACCACTATTCAAAAGACCTATTATTTTCGTTGGTGGACGTTCAGAAAGCATCTCAAAAAAACACCGAATGGATTTGTGATCACCGAATTTCTGCCAAAGGTTTCTTGGTCGGGCAAGTACAATACGATCAATTGTCCTGCCGCTTACCACATTTACGAGGGCAGATGGTTAAAAAACGATGTGTATATACGGGACTATATCGACTACTGGTTAACAGAGGCCGATAACACCAGAAAATATAGTTTCTGGGCGGCCGATGCCATGTTCGGTTTTGCTAAAGTTCACAAAGACACGGTCTACTTGAAAAAGCATCTTGACCACTTGATCTCGAATTATCAAGAATGGGAGCGCGAACGGCGTGATGCCCCCGACCGCCTGTTCTGGCAGAATGACAATATGGATGGCATGGAACTCAGTGCCGGTGGCCGGATCATCAATGACGGCGAGGAAAAGTTCAGTGCCTTGGCGGCACGACCTACCATAAACAGCTATATGTACGGTGACGCAAAGGCCATTGCGACGATGGCTTCCCGTCTTGGACGTGATAGCGTTGCAAACATTTTTGATGAAAAAGCCGCCCAGCTGAAATATTTGGTTGAGCATCGTCTATGGAACGATTCTTTGAATTTTTTTTCACAGCTTCCGCGTGAGTACACCGAAAATGACAGGCCTATAGACATTCGCGAATTGATCGGTTATACACCTTGGTACTTCAATCTGCCCTCCGATGATCCAAAGTATAGTCTGGCTTGGTACAAAGTATTGGATACCGCCGCATTTTATGCGCCCTATGGGCTGACCACCGTAGAACGGTCGCATCCTTATTTTAAAATTAGCTATGAAGGCCACGAATGCCAATGGAATGGCCCATCATGGCCCTTTGCCACCACCCAGACATTAAAGAGCCTTTCCAATTTTCTGAATAACTACAAAAACAATGGCAGCCTGGCTAAAGATGCCTATTACAAGCTCTTGAACCAGTATGCCGCGGCACATGTGATCACTTGGGAAAATGGTGAATCGCAGATGTGGATAGACGAAAATCTGAATCCGTTTACGGGAGATTGGATTTCACGTACCCGATTGAAAGATTGGGGAAATGGAAATTGGTCCGATCAAAAGGGCGGACAGGAACGTGGAAAAGATTACAACCATTCGGGTTTCTGTGATCTGGTTATCAATGATTTGATAGGTTTCAAACCACAATGGGACGGTAGCATCGCACTACAGCCCTTGGTGCCCGATGATTGGAACTGGTTCTGTTTGGATAGAATACAGTATCAGGGAAAAGTGTTGACCGTTCTTTGGGATAGGGATGGATCTAAATACAACATGGGAAAAGGATACCAAATCATATACAATGGAAAGACCCTTTATCATGGAGATGAAGTTGCCCCTGTCAAAATATACGAATGA
- a CDS encoding beta-L-arabinofuranosidase domain-containing protein — protein MKKIIYVLLAISMGINAQDIKDRNAHYITNQAPLIAQPYTHLPLGTIKPKGWLHKMMKLQRDGLTGKLDSIYSLVCGPTNGWLGGEGDGWERGPYWLDGLVPLAYILDDKELKEKAQEWIDWSIENQREDGYFGPRPLEEGYTKIKGVQQGNREDWWPKMVMLKVLQQYYSATEDKRVLELMRRYFKYQLNTLKEYPLGHWTFWGNRRGADNLAVVYWLYNSTQEDYLLDLAELINKQTYDWTLAFTDGRINKVNPLPRLHCVNVAQGLKAPLIYYQHHPEQKYIDAVKKGLAALKKSHGYVNGMYGGDEPLHGNDPTQGSELCSATEMMFSFESVLPITGDVYYADYLEKIAFNVLPTQHDDAFLRKQYFQQANQVQVTDDIRNFFNDDYARIVYGVLTGYPCCTTNMHQGWPKFVQNLWYATADNGLAALVYGASEVRAKVADGIEVSFKEETQYPFDDTITFKFNANESVKFPFHLRIPLWAKDWNISVNNSPTETQMNNNVVVLDRIWENGDEVKLTLPMKVRTSSWYERSVGVERGPLVYALKMKERWEEKSSEEFPHSYYEVYPESHWNYGILDEAIEKKSFSVTKKNKVAEMPWNVENAPISLNVAAAQLSKWKLYNHSAGKIPVRNRIPKSELQKQEITLIPYGCTTLRISQFPIINVLEK, from the coding sequence ATGAAGAAAATAATTTATGTTTTGCTAGCAATTTCAATGGGTATAAATGCCCAGGATATAAAAGATCGAAATGCCCATTACATTACGAATCAGGCACCTTTGATTGCCCAACCCTATACGCATTTGCCTTTGGGGACCATAAAACCGAAAGGATGGTTGCACAAAATGATGAAGTTGCAAAGAGACGGATTAACGGGTAAGCTCGATAGTATCTACAGTTTGGTATGCGGCCCAACGAATGGTTGGCTTGGGGGCGAGGGCGATGGATGGGAGCGTGGACCTTATTGGCTAGATGGGTTGGTGCCCTTGGCATATATTTTAGATGATAAAGAACTAAAAGAAAAAGCACAAGAGTGGATTGATTGGAGCATTGAAAATCAAAGAGAGGATGGGTACTTTGGTCCCCGGCCCCTTGAAGAGGGGTATACCAAGATCAAGGGCGTGCAGCAGGGCAATCGCGAAGATTGGTGGCCCAAAATGGTTATGCTAAAGGTATTGCAACAGTATTATTCGGCCACAGAAGATAAAAGGGTATTGGAATTAATGCGACGTTACTTTAAGTACCAATTGAATACCTTGAAAGAGTATCCCTTGGGCCATTGGACCTTTTGGGGCAATAGGAGAGGAGCAGATAACCTAGCCGTGGTTTACTGGCTGTATAATAGTACCCAAGAAGACTATTTGCTAGACTTGGCCGAGTTGATCAATAAACAGACATATGATTGGACCTTGGCGTTTACAGATGGTAGGATCAACAAGGTAAATCCGCTTCCCCGATTGCATTGTGTAAATGTTGCTCAAGGCCTGAAGGCACCTTTGATCTACTATCAACATCATCCTGAACAGAAATATATAGATGCGGTCAAGAAAGGTTTGGCCGCCCTAAAAAAATCTCACGGATATGTTAACGGCATGTATGGGGGAGACGAACCGTTACATGGCAATGATCCGACCCAAGGCTCTGAACTATGCTCGGCCACCGAGATGATGTTTTCTTTTGAAAGTGTATTGCCGATTACAGGAGATGTCTATTATGCCGATTATTTGGAGAAAATTGCCTTTAACGTGTTGCCCACGCAACATGACGATGCTTTTTTAAGGAAACAATATTTTCAACAGGCCAACCAGGTTCAGGTAACGGATGATATCCGTAATTTTTTCAACGATGATTACGCCCGTATTGTCTATGGGGTTTTGACAGGATACCCTTGCTGTACCACGAACATGCACCAAGGGTGGCCCAAGTTTGTCCAGAACCTTTGGTACGCAACGGCAGACAATGGACTGGCAGCACTGGTCTATGGGGCTTCGGAAGTAAGGGCAAAAGTGGCTGACGGTATTGAAGTGTCTTTCAAAGAAGAAACACAATATCCTTTTGACGATACGATTACCTTTAAATTCAACGCCAATGAATCCGTGAAATTTCCGTTTCATCTCAGAATACCACTCTGGGCAAAAGATTGGAATATTTCAGTAAACAATAGCCCTACGGAAACCCAGATGAATAACAATGTGGTTGTTTTGGACAGGATTTGGGAAAATGGTGATGAGGTAAAACTGACCTTGCCCATGAAGGTTCGCACAAGCTCTTGGTACGAAAGGTCTGTAGGAGTCGAACGGGGGCCTTTGGTCTATGCCTTGAAAATGAAAGAACGATGGGAAGAGAAAAGTTCGGAAGAATTTCCACATTCATATTATGAAGTGTATCCAGAAAGCCATTGGAACTATGGCATTCTTGATGAAGCTATTGAGAAAAAAAGTTTTTCGGTTACGAAAAAGAACAAGGTGGCCGAAATGCCTTGGAATGTTGAAAACGCTCCCATCTCACTTAATGTGGCTGCAGCGCAATTGTCGAAGTGGAAACTTTATAACCATTCCGCAGGAAAGATTCCTGTCAGAAACAGGATTCCGAAGAGCGAATTACAGAAACAAGAAATAACATTGATTCCCTATGGGTGCACTACGCTGCGAATTTCGCAATTTCCTATAATCAATGTGTTGGAAAAATAG
- a CDS encoding beta-L-arabinofuranosidase domain-containing protein, with protein MKVISLISLCLLLSLSCNNTKETDGRTDDLESATLYLQNRSPLKPMAYLELPLGSIKPEGWLKEQLKYMANGMTGNLDSIYPEVVGPRNGWLGGDGDGWERGPYWIDGLLPLAYILEDEALKEKTRPWVEWALNNQTDEGYIGPVPFETEPGPERGLQRGNRKDWWPKMVMLKVLQQYYDATGDERVIDVLTKYFKYQLKELPNRPLDHLTLWANRRGADNLQVVYWLYNITGDDFLLDLGEIIQEQTFPWTTIFTNKENYNDPTTPWHYTKLKRYPFDSTEINDLTVSKLGGIHTVNLAQGLKAPVIYYQKSHEQHYVEAVKKALKDIKKYHGQPQGMYGGDEPLHGTNPVQGVEFCSISEGMFSLESIIKITGDMEFADLLERIAYNALPPQASDDFTTRQYFQAANQIELSDRLETSFQTNSHKGTDFVFGTLSGYPCCTTNMHQSWPKFVQNLFYATPDGGAAALMYAPAKASLLVADSVNLTITETTGFPFKESVDFEFSLDRVASFPFHLRIPSWSKNAEILVNGNPVEVSAENQIAVIERQWQSGDKVTLKMPMTIKTSIWHEFSTAVERGPLVYALKVTHEERKKDRGDIYREFNEVYATSDWNYGLIQSELDKLPESAQIIENEWDGRYPWNLENAPLEIRLTGVKVPEWKEVNGAPVFPGFWDGYYWDGDYGEGIKKEKIVLVPYGCTTLRITEFPTYNLK; from the coding sequence ATGAAAGTTATTTCCCTAATTTCATTGTGCCTGCTCTTATCGCTCTCCTGCAACAATACCAAAGAAACCGATGGTCGAACAGATGATTTGGAATCGGCCACTCTTTATTTGCAGAATCGCAGTCCTTTAAAACCAATGGCCTATCTAGAGCTTCCTTTGGGGAGTATCAAGCCCGAGGGCTGGCTGAAAGAGCAACTAAAGTATATGGCCAACGGTATGACCGGCAACCTCGATAGCATTTATCCCGAAGTGGTAGGGCCAAGAAACGGTTGGCTTGGGGGCGATGGCGATGGTTGGGAAAGGGGTCCGTATTGGATTGATGGCCTGTTGCCACTCGCCTATATCTTAGAGGACGAAGCGCTCAAGGAAAAGACGCGGCCATGGGTTGAGTGGGCGCTGAACAACCAGACTGACGAAGGGTATATCGGTCCCGTTCCTTTCGAAACCGAACCCGGGCCCGAAAGAGGATTGCAACGGGGCAATCGTAAAGACTGGTGGCCCAAAATGGTGATGCTCAAAGTTTTGCAGCAGTATTATGATGCGACAGGTGATGAACGGGTCATCGATGTGCTGACCAAATATTTCAAGTATCAGTTGAAAGAGCTTCCCAATAGGCCCTTAGACCATTTGACCTTGTGGGCGAACCGCCGCGGTGCTGATAACCTGCAGGTGGTGTACTGGCTCTACAATATTACAGGTGATGATTTTCTATTGGACCTGGGCGAGATCATACAAGAGCAGACTTTCCCTTGGACGACCATCTTTACCAACAAAGAAAATTACAATGACCCTACAACACCTTGGCACTACACCAAGTTGAAGAGATATCCCTTCGATTCTACCGAGATCAATGACTTGACCGTATCAAAGTTGGGGGGCATCCACACGGTCAATCTGGCGCAAGGGTTGAAGGCGCCCGTCATCTACTATCAAAAAAGCCATGAGCAGCATTATGTCGAGGCCGTAAAAAAGGCATTGAAAGATATCAAGAAATACCACGGACAGCCACAGGGTATGTATGGGGGCGATGAACCGCTTCATGGCACCAACCCGGTGCAAGGGGTAGAGTTCTGCTCGATTTCAGAGGGAATGTTCTCGTTAGAGAGCATCATCAAGATAACGGGCGATATGGAGTTTGCCGACCTACTCGAAAGAATTGCCTATAATGCATTGCCCCCACAGGCTTCTGACGATTTTACCACAAGGCAATATTTTCAGGCCGCGAACCAGATTGAATTGAGCGACCGATTGGAAACTTCGTTTCAAACCAATTCCCATAAAGGCACCGACTTTGTGTTCGGTACGCTTTCAGGCTACCCTTGCTGTACCACGAACATGCACCAATCATGGCCCAAGTTCGTACAAAACTTATTTTACGCGACCCCCGACGGTGGGGCGGCGGCCCTCATGTATGCGCCCGCTAAAGCCTCGCTGTTAGTGGCCGATAGCGTAAACTTGACAATAACCGAAACCACTGGCTTTCCTTTTAAAGAAAGTGTTGATTTTGAGTTCTCACTTGATAGGGTGGCCAGCTTTCCTTTTCATTTGCGCATCCCTTCGTGGTCAAAAAATGCAGAAATATTGGTAAACGGCAACCCGGTTGAGGTCTCAGCCGAAAACCAGATTGCCGTTATTGAACGACAATGGCAGAGCGGAGACAAGGTGACCCTGAAAATGCCCATGACCATCAAGACGTCTATTTGGCATGAATTCTCGACCGCCGTTGAAAGGGGCCCCTTGGTCTATGCCTTAAAGGTGACCCATGAAGAACGGAAAAAAGATAGGGGCGATATTTATAGGGAGTTCAATGAAGTCTATGCAACCAGTGATTGGAACTATGGTCTGATTCAATCTGAATTGGACAAGCTGCCAGAGTCTGCCCAAATCATTGAAAATGAGTGGGATGGCCGTTACCCATGGAATCTCGAAAATGCCCCGCTAGAGATTCGACTGACGGGAGTGAAGGTTCCCGAATGGAAGGAAGTCAATGGGGCACCTGTCTTTCCCGGTTTCTGGGATGGCTATTACTGGGACGGCGATTATGGTGAAGGCATCAAAAAAGAAAAGATAGTCTTGGTGCCCTATGGTTGTACCACCTTGCGGATCACAGAATTTCCAACATATAACCTGAAATAG